TTCCTCGTACTCTTTTAGGTCCTTATCAGCATCTCATTGCAAAAAAATAGCCACACTGCTCGGAGTCAGGCTCAGCAAACAGCATGGTGAATGATGATTTCATTCACTTAAATCACAACAGGTTTGATTTAAATCAATGAAAATCTTGTTCTTATTATAACGCAAGCAAGGAGAGCCGTCAAGCGATATGATTGAAAATCCTTGATTTTTTCACTTGTTTCTCATTACTTTCATGATACAGCCTATTCATCGGTCTGCTGACGTTTTAAGCTAAAAGTATCTGGTACCGGATCCCTACCTCCTTCAACAAAAGGATGACACCGCAAAATACGTGCTATTCCCATTATCAACCCTTTAATTCCATGCTTTTGGAGTGCCTCAATCATATAGCTAGAGCAGGTTGGTTGATAGCGACAACTGGGTGGAAACAAGGGCGAGATAAATCGTTGATAGAAGCGCACCAAGCCAATCAAGATGTGAATCATGATTTCTGCTTCTTCGTCACAGCCAGAGTATGGAGTTTGCTGACATCTTTCTTATTCAATTTACGGGATTCTCCTGGACGAAGACCAGTTAAATCAAGGTTCCCAAAGCGAGTTCGAGAAAGTTTATCTACCTGCAAACCAACTGCCTCAAACATTTTCTTGACTTGGTGATTGCGCCCTTCATGAATGGTCAATTCAACGACTGATCGATTTTTAACCGGATCTACTTTCAAAATCGTGTAAACAGCCGGTTTGGTTTTCTTACCGTCAATCACAACACCACGAGTCAAGGGACGTAGGACTTCTTTATTGGCAATTCCTTTGACACGCGCTACATAGACCTTGTCAATCTCATTCCGAGGGTGAATCATTTCGTCTGTGAAATCACCATCATTGGTCAAAATCAACACGCCAGATGTATCCCAATCTAAGCGACCAACAGGGTAAATCCGCTCTGATACATGTGGCAACAAATCAATAACTGTCTTTCTCCCCTTGTCATCTGACACGCTGGAAATCACACCACGCGGTTTATTAAGGAGATAATAAACTTTTTCTTCATTATAAATCGGTTGTCCTTCTACTTCGACCTTATCGCCAGATTTAATCGTGGTTCCAAGCTCACGCACTACTTGACCGTTGACCGTCACCAAGCCTTGCTTGATCAACTCTTCTGCCTTTCTACGACTAGCTACACCAGCGTGTGCAATGTATTTATTGATTCTCATCTTCTTTTATCTCTTTTCTTTCTACGAACAATTCGCTTTCTTCATCGACCAAAACAAGCTCTGACACATCAGGCAATTCATCCAAATGGTTAATCCCCATGTAATCAAGGAAATAATCGGTTGTAATGTATAGGTTCGGACGACCCAGCACTTCCTTTTTCCCATTCTCCCGAATCAAGTCAAAAGCCTGCAACTTACTAATAGCTCCGCTCGAATTGACACCACGAATATCATCGACTTCAATCCTCGTAATCGGCTGTTTATAGGCAATAATCGATAGGGTTTCAAGTAAGGCTCGTGACATGGACTGATTGATTGGCGTTTTAGCATAAATCCGCAACAGCTCTGCATAGTCTTTTTTAGTCACTAATTTATAGCGATTGGAAGATTCTAATATCGCCAATCCTGACTGAGTGTCGCTTTGGTATTTCTCCCTTAATTTTTCAATTTGCTGTATCACAGCAGACGGCTGCAAATCAAGCATTTCTGCTATATTTCGTACCGTTAAGCCTTCTTCTCCTGCTACAAATAAAAGGACTTCAATCTCGGCTAATCGACTCATCTTCACTCCTTATCACGTAAATCTCTCCAAAATTTTCGGTTTGCTCCATGGTAATTTCCTTACTTTTCACCATTTCTAGCGTGGCCAAAAAGAGCGTAATGACTTGATTCATGTCACGACTCTCAACAAATAATTGCTGCAGTGCCACACGCTTTTCCCTTTGAAGATAGCTCCGAACCTGCTCCATCATGTCTTCGATTTTATATTCATCACGAGCAATGGTTGTGTGACTTGTCCGCAGTTCTTCCTGCTTTTCTGCCATCACCTTAGAAAAAGCGAGAAAAATATCAATCACCGACTTATCCTGGGCCAATGTAACATCATCATAGACCAATTCCAATTTTGGTTTGGAGAAATAATGGGCACGTTCCTCATGTTGTTCCTTTAATTTCTCACTGAGTGCCTTAAAGGTCCGATATTCTTCCAATTGCGATAGCAATTCTTGCTCAGGATCCTCGACAATTTCTTCTTGCTCGACCATTTTGGGTAAGAGTCTACGGCTCTTTATGAGCATGAGTTGACTAGCCATCACCATATATTCCCCAGCAATTTCCAGGCGCATAGCCTGCAAGGTTGCAATATAGGCAAGATATTGCTCAATAACTTCGGTAATGGGAACCTCATAAATATCCATCTGGTACTTGGACACCAAGTGAAGGAGCAAATCGAGGGGGCCTTCAAAATCTTTTAGTTTAATATCCATGTTTGTATTTTTCTAGACTGACTGTTGTTTTCAAACCCAAGTGTTTGGCAACAGCAGCCACATCCTTTCCAGCCTCCAACTGACCAAGAATAAACTGTTCCCGCAGTTTCTGAGCCGTCCATTCTGACTTCCCTTGTTCTTCTAAAAATTCTGATAAGCGGTTAAAAAACCATTGACGAGAATAACTGGCACCTTTTTTATCAAACAAGTAATTTCCTTCACCCTCCTCCACATACGGAAGTAGCGCATTAGGTAGGGGCAGAATCCGCTTTTGACCAGCCTTCACAATCGTCAACACCTGAAAGGAAACATCTATATCTGCTCGTTTAATGGTTGCTAACTCACTGGGAAGCAAGCCCAAACAGGCAATCAAGAGGGCAATCCGCTGACCTTCTTTATACTGACTATCTACCCATAAAAAAGACAAATCTTCTAAACTAGCCGTTGCGGAACGCTGTCGCAGTTGTTGACTTGCTTTCACCTTGTAAAAGCGGTCAATCTGCTCATTTTCATATAAATAATACAAAAATTGATTCACCGCTGACAGTTTGCGCTTTTGTGCCGTTGGTTTTAGACTTTGTAAAAATCCTTGATACAACGCTAGTGTCGTCGGACTAATGCCTCCTTGACAATAGGTATGAAATTGCTGCAAATCATAGAGATAGGCGGTTTTTGAGTTGTCCGATAGCTGTTTCGTCGCTAAAAAGGACTGAATATAGTCTGTCATCTCCCTCATCCTTTTGACTGAAATGTAAAGTTATGCAAGAGGGCATTTACTGCCTTTAAAATCGACTTGCGGGTGATGATTCCCAAGAATTTCTGATCTTCTCCCACAACTGGTAAAAAGGCTTGATCAATCAATTTTCGCATGACTTCTTCCAAGTGATAATGGGCACCAACCGTTGCAACATCTCGTTTCACAATTAAAGCAATATCCATCTCCAACTCTTCATCCGTCAATTCATTTTCCGTCTGGTATGTGACAATTTCGCGCAAGCCAATCGTCCCAACAAAGCGATTTTCCTCTGTCACAACTGGCACACGAGAATAGGTCATATGGCTGAGCAAGAGCTTTGCATGGTTCACATTGTGCGTATCAATAATCACAGCTAGTTTATTAGCTGGCGTCAAAAACGTTTCTTCCTGTGCAAGGAGAAAGGTTTCAAATTCACGTGTAATCATCTTGGAATATCCTTTGTTAATGGCGCATAGACTTGGTGGTTGCGATTGCAATACTCAATATGAATATGATCCTCAAAAATCGTTAAAATTGCATAAAGACATTCGTTAATCATACCACGAGGTTGACGAATGGAACCTGGGTTGACAAAGAGGGTCTTGCCACGAACGGTCGCATCTGGAACATGCAAATGGCCATACAAACAAATATCCGCACCTACTTCTTCTGCCCAGTAATCCAGACGCATCCAAGTAAAGTTAATCCCATACAAATGACCATGGGTTTGGGCAATCGTCACATCGCCTAATGTGGTCACCAACTGATCTGGATAGGCCCTATCATAGTCACAATTGCCACCCACAACCTGAATCCCGTCCCACAAAGGATCCTTCGCCTCTAGTTCGGAATCCCCATTATGAAAGAGGGCATCTACTTGCCCCATGTACCGTTCTTTTACTTCTTCCACAATCGCACGATCGCCATGCGAATCACTCATCACTACGCATGTATAGTATTTTTCTCTTGCCATACTGGAAATACCTCCAATAATTTTTCCAATGCCTGGGCACGATGAGACTGGGCATTTTTTTCTTCAATGCTCATCTGGGCTGCTGTACGTCCTGTTTCACCTACAAGAAAGAGGGGATCGTAGCCAAAGCCATTTTCTCCTTGCGGAATCGTTGCAATATAACCCTCCCAATCTGCTTCAACAACTAGACTATCTACATCTGGTGCCGCAACAACCAAGGTACAATGGAATTGGGCTGACCGATCTTTGACGTCAAAAACCATAGCTAGCTCATGGAGTAATTTAGCATTGTTTCGCGCATCCGTCGCATCCTGACCTGAAAAACGTGCTGACCAGACCCCCGGTAAACCACCTAGCTTATCAACTTTGAGTCCTGAATCATCAGCCAGTACCATTTTCCCTGTCAAATTGGCAATCGTTTCTGCTTTTAAGCGTGCATTTTCTTCAAACGTCGTCCCTGTTTCTGCCACATCTGGAAGGTCTGGATAGGCATTCAGATTTTCTACCTTGTACCCCAATTTTTCAAAGAATTGACGAAATTCAGCCGTCTTCCCCTCATTTTTGGTCGCAATTAAAATCGTATCACCAAAAGCCGTCGATATATCTGCCTGACCGAAAAAGCTATCTGAAGAAATGCCTTCTTGTGGTAGATGAATATCTATAATCTGCTGGCCTTCCATAACAAGAATAGCTCCCTTGTGTTGCACAACAGACAAGTTGCGCCCATATTTTTCCTGAATCATCTGAATAAGGAATTTTAAAAAAGAAAAGCTAGATGTCATCTTCACTACATGAACCTGTAAGCCTTCTACAGACAATTGCTCCATTAGCTGATAAAACCGTGTCCGCACAGTATCAAACTTCTCATTGTCACCAAAAACAGTTAGGTAGGTAAAGCCATCCCATGTGCCAACATACCAATCATTGGCATCCTTGTATTCGTATATTTTTTCTGTCATCGTTTCTAAACTCCACTTCTTTCCAGTCGAAAGTACTATCTGTTACGATTTACGCCAAAAGTCTTCTAACTCTATTCCTCCCTTAGGCAGATGAATATAGAGCAAACGGCCTTCTTCTATTACTAAGACTGCACCTTGGTGTTCGACTACTTCAAGATTGCGCTCGGTATTGTCGTTGATGATGTTGATGATAAAGCTAACCAACCGAAGAATCGAAGAATACCGAATGACCAGAATATCGTATCCTCCAGCATTCCAAGCCTCTTCTGAGAAGGGATCTGCATCTCCATCTACAACAGAGGAGAACCCTGGCAGCACATCATGAATACGCAAATCACCCATACCAGCTATAAGATTGTGTCCCTGCCAATTCCCGACATACCAATCTTGGTCGTCCTTGTATTCGTAAATCCTTTCTGTCATAGGGTAACATGCTCCACTTGTATATCTTTTCCAAGCCAGTTCTCTGCAATTTCCCGAAAGGCAGCTGGACTAGCTGTTGTATAAAAGAAATGCTGCGGCTGATTCCCTGTCCGACTATGATTGATTTCAAAATAATTGAGTAAGACAGAGATATCCCGTGCACACTCTGCTCCGCTATCAATCAAGGTCACATCCTGTCCCAAAACATTTTGGATAATCGGACGAAGCAAGGGATAGTGGGTACAGCCTAAGACAACTGTATCAACACTTCCCTTGAGGGAACGCAAGGTCTCATACACCACTTTCTTTGCTAAACTTGACTGATAATTATTTGATTCTACCAAGGGAACAAATTTTGGGCAGGCCAGACTCGTAACTTCCGTATCAGGTGATAAAGCCTGAATTTTTTCCCGATAGATATCCGATTGAATCGTCATAGCCGTGCCTAAGACACCAATCTTTCCTGACTTTGAAGCCTTGATAGCTGATGACGCCCCCGGTAAAATCACACCGAGAACAGGAATGTCTAGCTTGGCCTTGACTTCTTCCCAAGCAACTGCAGTTGCTGTATTACAGGCAAAGACAATCATCTTGACATTTTTCGTTACTAAAAACTGAACCAATTCCCAGGTATATTCCCTAATTTGCTCAGCTGGACGTGGCCCATAAGGAGCTCTTGCCGAATCACCGATATAGACAATTTCTTCATGTGGAAGCTGACGCATCAACTCACGCACAACCGTCAAACCACCTACACCGGAATCTAAAAATCCAATTGGTCGATTATCCATACTTTTTCCTTATTGAGTGTGATTATTCCTCTTCTTTTAAAGATAACCCTCTACTGTCTTTTAGCCTCTTCCAGCACCCAAGCCTTCTATTTTTGCTATATGTAAGGCTTAAATCCTACTGTAGAGGTTACTACTCTATAAAAAGAGAAGCACACACTAACTAAAAAGGGGAGAGTGAGGACAGTCGATGTTTCCGACATTTCGACTGGTGTCCCACTTCCCCCACTTGATTATTTTTTCTTTGTTGCAACTTTTTGTTGACTCTTGATTTGGCGAAGCACTTGTTGTACTTTTGCTTCACTTGGTTTTTGACCCATTTGGCTCATCATCGCGCGAAGAGCATTTTCATCCAAGATTGGCTTATCTGCGATATAATTTTCAACCTGTTTGCGTGAAAGGTAGATTCCCAAAGCAACACCACCAGCAAAAGCTACGATGATCAATACAATTGCAAGACCTAAATTCATGTCTATCTCCTATTTTCTAAATTACAAATTCAATTCTCCCTATTATACCAAATTTACGGGGAATTTCCAAGATTTATCTTAAAAGTTCTTCACGACTACAAGAGAACAAAAAGACCTGATGTGTTTTTAGAACTACTCACCCCGCAACATGCCACTATCAACTATATAGGTGAAGGTTGTTGCTGTCTCAAAGTTTCCTTCCGTTCCTTTTATCTCCGTTTGCCCATCCTGTCGCAATACATAAATGCTATCATTCTCTCTATAAGCCAATCACTTTTCAGACAAGGGCTGACCATCTTCTACCAATTGGACGACGGACGCACTAAGATAAGGACCATAATGGGTATTGGTTTTCATATTCACTGCATAAATACTGTCTTCTTTGACAAAGACAAATAAAGAAGTCTGGGTATTTTCATATTCTTCAATCTTGTCCACAACAACTGTCCCTGATGAATCTTTCAGCGTATAGGTCTCCCCTTCTTTCTCCAAGTGATAGCCATTCAAATAGGTATCACCGACGATTTTTGCCAAGCTTTCTGAAACCTGTTTACGCTGTGTTGTTTGCTGTTCTTCAATAAACGGTCAAGGCCACACTCTTTCTGTTTCTTTTCCCGCTTGACTTATCGCTGATAATAATAGGCACCACGACCTATTAGAGCAATCAAGGAAACACCCATAGCCAATTCTTCTTTTTCATTTTATACCTCTTTACTTCTCAAAATCAAAGCCGTATAAGGTCGCAAAATAATCTTTCGGTTTTTCTGCTCGGCGAATCATTCTAGCCTGTCCATCTTCCTGTAGCAGAATTTCTGCCGAACGCAGGCGACCATTGTAATTATATCCCATAGAAAAACCATGCGCACCTGCATCATGAATAATCAAGGTATCTCCGACCTCTGCCTGAGCCAATTCCCGCTGAACAGCAAATTTATCATTGTTTTCACACAAGGATCCAACCACATCCACAATTTCAACTGGAGCATCTGGACGGCTGATATTGGTAATATGATGATAGGCTCCATAGAAGGCTGGCCGCATGAGATTGGCTGCTGACGCATCAACACCAACATAAGTACGATAGGTTTTTTTGCGGTGAAGAACCTTGGTGACCAAATGACCATGTGGTGCTAGCATAAAGCGACCTAGCTCTGTATAAATTTTCACCTCACCCATACCAGCAGGTATCAAAACCTCTTCGTAGACCTTACGCACTCCTTCCCCAATCACTGCAATATCATTGGCTTCTTGTTCCGGACGGTAATTGACGCCGATTCCACCAGACAGGTTGATAAAGTCAAGGGTTACACCTGTCTGCTCACGGATTTCAATCGCCAGTTCAAATAATTGTCTCGCTAAGGTTGGATAGTACTCATTCGTCACCGTATTGGAAGCTAGAAAGGCATGAAGACCAAATTCCTTGACTCCAAGTTCCTTCAACTCCCGATAGCCTTGCAGCAATTGCTCCTTGGTCATGCCAAATTTGGATTCTTCTGGATGATCCATGATGTCTGTTCCCAATGAAAATACCCCACCAGGATTGTACCGGAGGCAAACCACTTCTGGAATACCTGCGACCTCTTTCAAAAAATCAATATGTTCATAGG
Above is a window of Streptococcus sp. zg-86 DNA encoding:
- the xerD gene encoding site-specific tyrosine recombinase XerD, whose product is MREMTDYIQSFLATKQLSDNSKTAYLYDLQQFHTYCQGGISPTTLALYQGFLQSLKPTAQKRKLSAVNQFLYYLYENEQIDRFYKVKASQQLRQRSATASLEDLSFLWVDSQYKEGQRIALLIACLGLLPSELATIKRADIDVSFQVLTIVKAGQKRILPLPNALLPYVEEGEGNYLFDKKGASYSRQWFFNRLSEFLEEQGKSEWTAQKLREQFILGQLEAGKDVAAVAKHLGLKTTVSLEKYKHGY
- a CDS encoding diaminopimelate decarboxylase, which translates into the protein MTKVPFISKEALEEITAVFPTPFHLYDEKGIREKARALNAAFAWNKGFKEYFAVKATPTPAILKILQEEGCGVDCATDVEVMMSEKLGFEDIMFTSNDTQGSEFIYAQEVGAIINLDAYEHIDFLKEVAGIPEVVCLRYNPGGVFSLGTDIMDHPEESKFGMTKEQLLQGYRELKELGVKEFGLHAFLASNTVTNEYYPTLARQLFELAIEIREQTGVTLDFINLSGGIGVNYRPEQEANDIAVIGEGVRKVYEEVLIPAGMGEVKIYTELGRFMLAPHGHLVTKVLHRKKTYRTYVGVDASAANLMRPAFYGAYHHITNISRPDAPVEIVDVVGSLCENNDKFAVQRELAQAEVGDTLIIHDAGAHGFSMGYNYNGRLRSAEILLQEDGQARMIRRAEKPKDYFATLYGFDFEK
- the cbpB gene encoding cyclic-di-AMP-binding protein CbpB, coding for MITREFETFLLAQEETFLTPANKLAVIIDTHNVNHAKLLLSHMTYSRVPVVTEENRFVGTIGLREIVTYQTENELTDEELEMDIALIVKRDVATVGAHYHLEEVMRKLIDQAFLPVVGEDQKFLGIITRKSILKAVNALLHNFTFQSKG
- a CDS encoding YneF family protein; the protein is MNLGLAIVLIIVAFAGGVALGIYLSRKQVENYIADKPILDENALRAMMSQMGQKPSEAKVQQVLRQIKSQQKVATKKK
- a CDS encoding pseudouridine synthase gives rise to the protein MRINKYIAHAGVASRRKAEELIKQGLVTVNGQVVRELGTTIKSGDKVEVEGQPIYNEEKVYYLLNKPRGVISSVSDDKGRKTVIDLLPHVSERIYPVGRLDWDTSGVLILTNDGDFTDEMIHPRNEIDKVYVARVKGIANKEVLRPLTRGVVIDGKKTKPAVYTILKVDPVKNRSVVELTIHEGRNHQVKKMFEAVGLQVDKLSRTRFGNLDLTGLRPGESRKLNKKDVSKLHTLAVTKKQKS
- the racE gene encoding glutamate racemase produces the protein MDNRPIGFLDSGVGGLTVVRELMRQLPHEEIVYIGDSARAPYGPRPAEQIREYTWELVQFLVTKNVKMIVFACNTATAVAWEEVKAKLDIPVLGVILPGASSAIKASKSGKIGVLGTAMTIQSDIYREKIQALSPDTEVTSLACPKFVPLVESNNYQSSLAKKVVYETLRSLKGSVDTVVLGCTHYPLLRPIIQNVLGQDVTLIDSGAECARDISVLLNYFEINHSRTGNQPQHFFYTTASPAAFREIAENWLGKDIQVEHVTL
- the yidD gene encoding membrane protein insertion efficiency factor YidD, giving the protein MIHILIGLVRFYQRFISPLFPPSCRYQPTCSSYMIEALQKHGIKGLIMGIARILRCHPFVEGGRDPVPDTFSLKRQQTDE
- a CDS encoding nucleoside-triphosphate diphosphatase translates to MTEKIYEYKDANDWYVGTWDGFTYLTVFGDNEKFDTVRTRFYQLMEQLSVEGLQVHVVKMTSSFSFLKFLIQMIQEKYGRNLSVVQHKGAILVMEGQQIIDIHLPQEGISSDSFFGQADISTAFGDTILIATKNEGKTAEFRQFFEKLGYKVENLNAYPDLPDVAETGTTFEENARLKAETIANLTGKMVLADDSGLKVDKLGGLPGVWSARFSGQDATDARNNAKLLHELAMVFDVKDRSAQFHCTLVVAAPDVDSLVVEADWEGYIATIPQGENGFGYDPLFLVGETGRTAAQMSIEEKNAQSHRAQALEKLLEVFPVWQEKNTIHA
- the scpB gene encoding SMC-Scp complex subunit ScpB, which encodes MSRLAEIEVLLFVAGEEGLTVRNIAEMLDLQPSAVIQQIEKLREKYQSDTQSGLAILESSNRYKLVTKKDYAELLRIYAKTPINQSMSRALLETLSIIAYKQPITRIEVDDIRGVNSSGAISKLQAFDLIRENGKKEVLGRPNLYITTDYFLDYMGINHLDELPDVSELVLVDEESELFVERKEIKEDENQ
- a CDS encoding segregation/condensation protein A gives rise to the protein MDIKLKDFEGPLDLLLHLVSKYQMDIYEVPITEVIEQYLAYIATLQAMRLEIAGEYMVMASQLMLIKSRRLLPKMVEQEEIVEDPEQELLSQLEEYRTFKALSEKLKEQHEERAHYFSKPKLELVYDDVTLAQDKSVIDIFLAFSKVMAEKQEELRTSHTTIARDEYKIEDMMEQVRSYLQREKRVALQQLFVESRDMNQVITLFLATLEMVKSKEITMEQTENFGEIYVIRSEDESISRD
- a CDS encoding metallophosphoesterase codes for the protein MAREKYYTCVVMSDSHGDRAIVEEVKERYMGQVDALFHNGDSELEAKDPLWDGIQVVGGNCDYDRAYPDQLVTTLGDVTIAQTHGHLYGINFTWMRLDYWAEEVGADICLYGHLHVPDATVRGKTLFVNPGSIRQPRGMINECLYAILTIFEDHIHIEYCNRNHQVYAPLTKDIPR